One genomic region from bacterium encodes:
- a CDS encoding ATP-binding protein, translating into MASTKDGDASTMRRYASSTVDIFIFVALAVIVSGVGVYIYVFERDHFRSAAGDRLAAIGQWQLHEIEGWRTERLRDATQFTTSPYNAARMVRFLGSPPGKDSGDDLLAFLNDAKGKVLYHDLVLADTNGNVRIATYGASKSLSDEEESDMALAIRSGSAYLADIRRGDVAGSLHLNVYAPLWDRRATTGDSVIVGTLILELDPATYLYPLIENWPTPTETGESVLVRRDGDEVVYLSRLRFRNYSPLMLRFPVTEDSRVASVMAGNGVTGIVMARDYRDTAVMSALYRVPHSPWILITKIDESEIVAPLKVVAALITGITASLILLIGASMLWWWKRSEAKVLRVHYDAERDQRTLLERIAVERRRAEEQLQLYNEQLEKAVEERSARIRTLERDRLEDERQVALGRMAARVAHEINNPLAGIKNAFTLVKRAIPTEHRHYEFVGLVERELERIARIVRQMFELYRQHREKISIACPADVVREVSLLLAGNAQSRQVTVDVETGGTTQPILLHEDSLRQALFAVIQNGIEASPPGGRVRVKTVTSDDKLEVTVADQGPGIPEGYRTRIFEPFFTTKEGLATGGLGLGLSVTRGLLENLGGTLTFESCPGQGTTFTISMPLRISTVEASNG; encoded by the coding sequence ATGGCCTCGACCAAAGACGGGGATGCCTCGACAATGCGCCGATACGCTTCTTCAACTGTCGATATTTTCATATTTGTAGCGCTCGCCGTAATTGTGTCGGGAGTCGGCGTCTACATCTATGTCTTCGAGCGTGACCATTTTCGGTCCGCAGCCGGGGACAGGCTGGCCGCCATTGGGCAATGGCAACTCCATGAGATAGAAGGCTGGCGCACGGAACGCCTTCGTGACGCAACCCAATTTACGACCAGCCCGTATAACGCGGCAAGAATGGTCCGGTTTCTGGGCTCGCCGCCTGGCAAGGATTCGGGTGACGACCTGCTCGCCTTTCTGAACGACGCCAAAGGAAAAGTGCTTTACCACGATCTGGTTCTGGCCGACACCAACGGGAATGTACGCATTGCCACCTATGGCGCGTCAAAGAGTCTGTCGGATGAGGAGGAATCCGACATGGCTCTGGCCATTCGATCCGGCAGCGCCTATCTTGCCGACATCCGGCGCGGAGACGTGGCGGGCAGCCTTCACCTCAATGTTTATGCTCCCCTTTGGGACCGTCGGGCCACCACCGGAGATTCGGTCATCGTCGGCACACTCATCCTCGAATTGGATCCGGCGACGTATCTCTATCCCTTGATAGAAAACTGGCCCACGCCTACCGAAACCGGCGAGAGCGTCCTCGTGCGACGGGACGGCGATGAAGTTGTATACTTGAGCCGCCTCAGGTTCCGGAACTACTCGCCACTGATGTTGCGTTTTCCGGTCACGGAAGACAGCAGAGTCGCGTCCGTCATGGCCGGCAACGGCGTAACGGGCATTGTGATGGCGAGAGACTACCGGGATACCGCCGTGATGAGTGCTCTCTATCGCGTCCCGCACTCGCCGTGGATTCTGATAACAAAAATCGATGAGAGCGAAATCGTCGCTCCGCTCAAAGTGGTTGCTGCGCTGATTACCGGCATTACCGCATCCTTGATTCTGTTGATTGGCGCGTCCATGCTCTGGTGGTGGAAGCGATCTGAAGCCAAAGTATTAAGGGTGCATTATGACGCCGAGCGGGATCAGCGAACCTTGCTCGAGCGCATCGCCGTGGAGCGCAGACGGGCGGAAGAACAGTTGCAACTCTACAATGAACAGTTGGAAAAGGCCGTGGAGGAGCGCTCGGCGCGAATCCGGACGCTGGAACGCGACCGCCTCGAAGATGAGCGGCAGGTCGCCCTTGGTCGAATGGCCGCGAGAGTTGCACATGAGATCAATAACCCGCTGGCGGGCATCAAGAATGCGTTCACTCTGGTCAAACGGGCCATTCCAACCGAGCATCGGCATTATGAGTTTGTCGGTCTTGTCGAGCGTGAATTGGAACGGATTGCGCGGATCGTCCGTCAAATGTTCGAACTCTACCGGCAGCACCGGGAGAAAATCAGCATCGCCTGTCCCGCCGATGTCGTGCGTGAAGTATCGCTCCTGCTTGCCGGAAATGCCCAATCGCGGCAGGTGACGGTGGATGTGGAGACTGGCGGAACCACGCAGCCCATACTCCTGCACGAGGATTCTCTCCGGCAGGCACTGTTTGCGGTCATTCAGAATGGCATCGAGGCCTCGCCACCGGGGGGAAGAGTTCGTGTCAAAACCGTAACTTCAGACGATAAGCTGGAAGTGACGGTTGCGGACCAGGGGCCGGGAATTCCGGAGGGATACCGGACACGAATATTCGAACCCTTCTTTACGACGAAGGAAGGACTGGCGACCGGTGGCCTGGGGCTTGGACTATCGGTTACGCGCGGCTTGCTGGAGAATCTCGGTGGTACTCTGACGTTCGAAAGCTGCCCCGGTCAGGGGACCACGTTTACCATATCGATGCCCTTAAGGATTTCTACCGTGGAGGCCTCCAATGGATGA
- a CDS encoding (p)ppGpp synthetase, translating into MAEIVDGENFDFNAYVEGHLAHYRDSFEQLVTMRGNIINEISNDKALKPLVHSIRSRIKDETHLADKLKRKYDKQRLIIPQGDLLKGVNDIIGIRVLYLHRDQIRYIDSALSAWADQGSYRIIEGPIAMVFDDETAGFFENLGMKTERRTTLYTSVHYVLESYHKKPYTFEIQARTLLEEEWGEIEHSINYPVPTDSLACSEQLKAFAHLTNGCVRLVGSIIRSHEDHKKSKESTPHA; encoded by the coding sequence ATGGCTGAAATTGTTGACGGCGAGAACTTTGACTTCAACGCTTATGTTGAAGGCCATTTAGCACACTATCGTGATTCTTTCGAGCAACTTGTGACAATGCGCGGGAACATCATTAACGAAATCTCTAATGATAAGGCGCTAAAGCCCCTCGTTCACTCAATCCGATCAAGAATCAAGGATGAGACTCATCTGGCAGATAAATTGAAGCGTAAATATGACAAACAGAGACTTATTATCCCACAAGGCGATCTGCTCAAGGGAGTGAACGACATCATTGGAATTAGAGTTCTTTACCTTCATAGAGATCAAATACGATATATCGACAGTGCGCTAAGTGCGTGGGCTGACCAAGGGAGCTATCGGATCATCGAGGGACCAATCGCCATGGTATTTGACGATGAAACCGCCGGATTCTTTGAGAACTTGGGTATGAAGACAGAGAGACGAACTACTCTGTATACCAGCGTCCACTACGTACTGGAGAGTTATCACAAAAAGCCATACACGTTTGAGATTCAGGCTCGTACACTTCTTGAGGAAGAATGGGGTGAGATTGAACATTCCATAAACTACCCAGTTCCGACCGACAGCTTGGCATGTAGTGAACAGTTAAAGGCGTTTGCACATCTGACTAATGGCTGTGTAAGGCTTGTAGGATCTATTATTAGGTCTCACGAGGACCACAAAAAGTCGAAGGAATCAACACCACATGCGTGA
- a CDS encoding biotin transporter BioY, giving the protein MTIAETYAPSKSGFRTRAAYNVALVGVGSAFIALTAQISFTLPFSPVPVTGQTFGVLLLAALLGRVRGTLAVATYLAEGLCGLPVFAGGMGSAVVFLGPTGGYLLGFLPAAFVVGALAERGWDKRAITSGLAMVLGAAAIFAVGLSWLKIYVGVENTLTMGLYPFLAGEAVKIAAAMVTLPALRRFV; this is encoded by the coding sequence GTGACGATTGCAGAAACTTACGCGCCCTCCAAGTCCGGTTTCCGGACTCGGGCCGCCTACAACGTCGCACTGGTTGGAGTCGGCAGTGCGTTCATCGCTCTGACGGCGCAGATTTCCTTTACTCTTCCTTTCAGTCCTGTTCCGGTTACCGGGCAGACTTTCGGCGTGTTGCTGCTGGCGGCCTTGCTGGGTCGGGTGCGCGGCACCCTTGCGGTGGCAACCTACCTTGCCGAAGGGCTGTGCGGCCTTCCGGTGTTTGCCGGCGGCATGGGCAGTGCAGTGGTCTTTCTCGGACCTACCGGCGGCTATTTGCTGGGATTCCTCCCGGCGGCCTTTGTGGTGGGCGCTCTGGCCGAACGCGGCTGGGACAAGCGCGCCATCACCTCCGGACTGGCCATGGTGCTGGGCGCAGCGGCGATTTTTGCCGTGGGACTGAGCTGGCTTAAGATTTACGTTGGCGTTGAAAATACTTTGACCATGGGCCTGTACCCGTTCCTTGCAGGGGAAGCGGTCAAGATCGCCGCGGCGATGGTGACGCTTCCGGCCCTGCGCAGATTCGTCTGA
- a CDS encoding Zn-ribbon domain-containing OB-fold protein — MAGITARYWRECPQRYRGEANKSAKTGRVFFPPRQVEPENGNRKFKPVKLEYGGELLTFTVIRVAPQGFEKQSPYALAIIQLDGGGRITTQVTDIPVDNVKIGMRVHVEFRKINDDGVEGIHMYGYKVVPE, encoded by the coding sequence ATGGCAGGAATCACAGCGCGATACTGGCGCGAATGCCCGCAGCGTTACCGGGGAGAAGCCAACAAGTCGGCCAAGACGGGACGCGTCTTCTTTCCGCCGCGGCAGGTGGAACCGGAAAACGGAAATCGCAAGTTCAAGCCGGTGAAGCTCGAATACGGCGGCGAACTTCTGACCTTCACCGTCATCCGCGTTGCTCCGCAAGGCTTCGAAAAACAGAGCCCTTATGCTCTGGCGATCATTCAACTCGACGGCGGCGGCCGCATCACCACTCAGGTCACGGACATTCCCGTGGACAATGTGAAGATCGGCATGCGCGTTCACGTCGAGTTCCGCAAGATCAACGACGACGGCGTCGAAGGCATCCACATGTACGGCTACAAAGTGGTGCCGGAGTAG
- a CDS encoding thiolase domain-containing protein translates to MRDVAVIGVGVNKWGELWDQSLRNIFVEAGLKAMDDAGIDRIESLYVGCMAPGLFTGQEHLASLLADYLGQTPIPACRVESACASGGLAMRMGWMDVALGLHDIVMVSGVEKMTDVDGGGATYALATAADQEYECYNGATFPGLYAMIANAYQKKYKIPFEKFRDQLAHVAVKNHENGFLNPNAQYRMKLTLDAVKNATMVADPLRLFDCSPITDGAAAVILCPLELAQKKFKKHAPVAVIGTGAATDTIALHDREDLTSFRSTELAAQQAYKMAGVGPKDIDFAEVHDCFTIAEISVTEALGFFAAGKGGEAAAAGVTARDGKKPINTSGGLKSKGHPVGATGIAQIIELALQLRGDAGERQLKNPRVGMAQNMGGSGGSAIVHILRSV, encoded by the coding sequence ATGCGTGATGTTGCAGTAATTGGGGTCGGCGTCAACAAGTGGGGCGAACTCTGGGATCAGTCCCTGCGTAACATTTTTGTCGAGGCCGGACTGAAGGCGATGGACGATGCCGGCATTGACCGCATCGAGTCGCTGTACGTCGGCTGTATGGCCCCCGGACTTTTCACCGGGCAGGAGCATCTGGCAAGCCTGCTCGCGGATTACCTTGGTCAGACGCCGATTCCCGCGTGCCGTGTCGAGTCTGCCTGCGCGTCAGGCGGCCTGGCGATGCGGATGGGGTGGATGGACGTGGCGCTCGGCCTGCACGACATCGTGATGGTCAGCGGCGTCGAAAAGATGACGGACGTGGACGGCGGCGGAGCGACCTACGCCCTTGCCACCGCGGCGGATCAGGAATATGAGTGCTACAACGGCGCTACCTTCCCCGGTCTGTACGCGATGATCGCCAACGCCTATCAGAAGAAGTACAAGATTCCTTTCGAGAAGTTTCGCGACCAGCTCGCGCATGTGGCGGTGAAGAACCATGAGAACGGTTTCCTCAATCCCAATGCGCAGTACCGCATGAAGCTGACGCTGGATGCCGTGAAGAACGCGACGATGGTCGCCGATCCGCTGCGGCTGTTCGACTGCTCGCCGATTACCGACGGCGCGGCGGCGGTCATACTCTGCCCACTGGAACTGGCACAGAAGAAGTTCAAAAAGCACGCTCCGGTGGCCGTTATCGGCACGGGCGCGGCGACGGATACTATCGCTCTGCATGACCGCGAAGACCTGACCTCGTTCCGTTCCACGGAACTGGCGGCGCAGCAGGCGTACAAGATGGCCGGCGTCGGTCCGAAGGATATCGACTTTGCCGAAGTGCACGACTGCTTCACCATCGCGGAAATTTCCGTGACCGAGGCCTTGGGATTCTTTGCGGCCGGGAAGGGTGGAGAAGCGGCGGCTGCGGGCGTTACGGCGCGCGACGGCAAGAAGCCAATTAACACCTCCGGCGGTTTGAAGTCCAAGGGCCATCCGGTGGGCGCGACGGGCATTGCCCAGATCATCGAACTCGCCCTGCAACTGCGCGGCGATGCCGGTGAGCGGCAGCTCAAGAACCCGCGCGTGGGCATGGCGCAGAACATGGGCGGCTCAGGCGGCTCGGCGATTGTTCACATTCTCAGATCAGTCTAA
- a CDS encoding response regulator — MDDAGRILIVDDEETVLRTTAVLLSEEGYVCDRAHDASEALNLLARYDYDLLVTDWMMPGNTELEFVRAVQLTGRGIPVVVVTGYPQLREAIKAKDTILFAEVLKPFDFDDFLKVVHSGVEYGKSHKTQAPFVT; from the coding sequence ATGGATGACGCAGGGCGCATTCTGATTGTCGATGATGAGGAAACCGTTCTGCGTACAACGGCGGTCCTGTTGTCAGAAGAGGGGTATGTCTGCGACCGGGCGCATGATGCGAGCGAGGCGTTGAACCTGTTGGCGAGATATGATTATGATCTTCTGGTAACCGACTGGATGATGCCGGGCAACACCGAACTCGAATTTGTTCGCGCCGTACAGTTGACCGGGCGCGGAATTCCGGTAGTAGTTGTCACCGGATACCCGCAACTGCGGGAGGCAATCAAAGCCAAAGATACGATCCTGTTCGCCGAAGTGCTGAAGCCCTTCGATTTCGATGACTTCCTGAAAGTCGTCCACTCCGGTGTGGAATATGGCAAGAGTCATAAGACACAGGCGCCATTCGTGACCTGA
- a CDS encoding IS1595 family transposase, with translation MTLAQIGRLTEEEARQHIENLYWPDGPVCPHCGNKDKIYTLTGKAHREGLYKCAACRKQFTVTVGTVMHRSHLTCKEWLIVFHLMTSSKKGMSALQIKRELGKTSYQSAWFLCHRIRAAMELMGVLQGTVEVDETYVGGKKTGRWSQGRSEKKTPVLAMIERDGRAYSRKIPDATKDTLHRAIKETVLPDSRIMTDEWKSYGGIGKHFEGGHQTVCHSRGEYARGDVNTNSAEAYFALLKRGVHGTFHHVSKKHLGRYCHEFSFRWSFRKVTDAERCDSVIANMGGKRLTYSKLTEEVL, from the coding sequence ATGACGCTCGCGCAAATCGGCAGGCTCACGGAAGAGGAAGCCCGCCAGCACATCGAGAACCTATACTGGCCCGATGGCCCGGTCTGTCCCCACTGTGGCAACAAAGATAAGATTTATACCTTAACGGGCAAGGCCCATCGGGAGGGCCTGTATAAGTGCGCGGCCTGCCGGAAGCAGTTCACGGTGACCGTGGGTACGGTGATGCACCGCTCGCACCTCACGTGCAAGGAGTGGCTGATCGTCTTTCACCTGATGACTTCCTCGAAGAAGGGCATGAGCGCCCTCCAGATCAAGCGGGAACTCGGTAAGACTTCCTATCAGTCCGCGTGGTTCCTCTGTCACCGTATCCGGGCGGCAATGGAGCTAATGGGCGTTCTGCAAGGGACGGTCGAAGTGGACGAGACGTATGTCGGCGGGAAAAAGACGGGGCGGTGGTCACAGGGCCGGAGCGAAAAGAAAACCCCGGTCTTGGCGATGATCGAGCGCGATGGCCGAGCCTACTCCCGGAAGATCCCGGATGCGACCAAGGACACGCTCCACCGGGCGATCAAGGAAACCGTCCTACCGGACTCCCGGATCATGACGGATGAGTGGAAGTCCTACGGCGGGATCGGGAAGCATTTCGAGGGTGGGCATCAGACAGTGTGCCATAGCCGTGGCGAGTATGCCCGTGGGGACGTGAATACGAACTCGGCTGAGGCGTATTTCGCGCTGTTGAAGCGGGGCGTACACGGGACGTTCCACCACGTCTCGAAGAAGCACTTAGGCCGTTACTGCCACGAGTTCTCCTTCCGCTGGAGCTTCCGCAAGGTAACAGATGCCGAGCGGTGTGATTCGGTTATCGCCAACATGGGCGGCAAGCGGCTGACCTACTCGAAGTTAACCGAGGAGGTACTATGA
- a CDS encoding hydroxymethylglutaryl-CoA synthase, translating into MPRGGRIGIVGYGSYIPRYRIKLEEIAKIWGADAASYKRGLMLYEKSVPAPDQDVITMSVEAARRAVVRAGINPADIGAIYIGSESHPYAVKPSGTVVAEALGSTPLIHSADMEFACKAGSEGMFVAFGLVKAGLIKYGMGIGADTSQGAPGDALEYSASAGAAAFLMGAGDHVIATIDFTTSYMTDTPDFWRREHADYPSHGGRFTGDEAFFKHTLGCAKELFAISKTKPSDFRYAVFHQPNGKFPQRAAEMLGFNKKQYETGWLTPWLGNTYSGASPMGLTAILDVAKPGDKIFMVSYGSGSGSDGFVYTVTDAIKGKAKMAPQTRPQLDENKVYLDYGTYAKFRGKIRMAGGH; encoded by the coding sequence ATGCCGCGAGGTGGTCGAATTGGTATCGTGGGATATGGCAGCTACATTCCCCGATACAGAATTAAGCTCGAAGAAATTGCCAAGATTTGGGGAGCGGATGCCGCATCTTATAAGCGCGGCCTGATGCTCTATGAAAAAAGCGTCCCGGCGCCGGACCAGGACGTCATCACGATGTCGGTGGAAGCCGCGCGGCGAGCGGTGGTTCGGGCGGGAATCAACCCGGCGGACATCGGCGCAATCTACATCGGTTCGGAATCCCATCCCTATGCGGTGAAGCCCTCCGGAACCGTGGTCGCAGAGGCCCTCGGCTCAACCCCTCTGATTCACAGCGCGGATATGGAGTTTGCCTGTAAGGCCGGCAGCGAAGGCATGTTCGTCGCCTTCGGTCTGGTCAAAGCCGGGCTGATCAAGTACGGCATGGGCATTGGCGCGGACACCTCGCAGGGCGCTCCCGGTGATGCCCTCGAATACAGCGCCTCGGCAGGCGCGGCGGCGTTTTTGATGGGCGCGGGCGACCACGTGATTGCGACCATCGATTTCACGACGTCCTATATGACGGACACTCCCGATTTCTGGCGCCGCGAGCATGCGGACTATCCGTCTCACGGCGGCCGCTTTACGGGTGATGAAGCCTTTTTCAAGCATACCCTTGGCTGCGCCAAGGAGCTGTTTGCGATCAGCAAGACCAAGCCCTCCGATTTCCGGTACGCGGTCTTTCATCAACCCAACGGCAAATTCCCGCAGCGCGCGGCGGAGATGCTGGGCTTCAACAAGAAGCAGTATGAGACCGGCTGGCTGACTCCGTGGCTGGGCAACACCTATTCGGGGGCGTCCCCCATGGGCTTGACCGCCATTCTGGATGTGGCCAAACCCGGCGACAAGATCTTCATGGTCAGCTACGGCAGCGGTTCGGGCTCCGACGGTTTTGTTTACACCGTCACGGATGCCATCAAGGGCAAGGCCAAGATGGCCCCGCAGACCCGTCCACAGCTTGATGAGAACAAAGTCTATCTCGATTACGGCACCTACGCCAAGTTCCGCGGCAAGATCCGCATGGCTGGCGGTCATTGA
- a CDS encoding ParA family protein has translation MTTFKRIAIFNHKGGVGKTSLTANIAFALAKLGQKVLLVDSDPQCSLTTYLADEQAVGEWLNESLTERGRTIWSAVYPVMSGQSAPKEIEPVERRDNLFLIPGDISLSEFEEDLSDAFGDCSKRRIRGYARVTAISRMVENAAKKVDADFVFYDSGPNIGPLNKAIVLDCDGVIIPAACDDFSLRALSTLGHTLVKWIVEWQGLSTNPPDHAVLLRGKPEIIGYIPQRFKVWGGLPASDYSGFMTKLEVRMSSEVIGRIRERFPELAKRGASECKLGEVRDFGQSALRAQREGLPWWEVGGAGAAAEQVFVEIANGIMRYYNG, from the coding sequence ATGACTACATTCAAGCGAATAGCAATTTTCAATCACAAGGGCGGGGTGGGAAAAACAAGCCTGACTGCAAATATCGCATTTGCTCTCGCAAAACTCGGTCAAAAGGTCTTGTTGGTCGATTCTGATCCACAATGTAGTTTGACCACATATCTTGCAGACGAGCAGGCTGTCGGTGAATGGCTGAATGAATCCTTGACTGAGCGTGGACGTACTATTTGGTCTGCGGTGTATCCTGTGATGAGTGGCCAAAGTGCGCCAAAAGAGATTGAACCCGTAGAAAGGCGTGACAACCTCTTTTTGATTCCTGGCGACATCAGTCTTTCAGAATTCGAGGAAGATTTATCTGATGCATTTGGCGACTGCTCCAAGAGAAGAATACGGGGCTACGCTAGAGTTACTGCCATTAGCAGAATGGTTGAAAATGCCGCCAAGAAGGTCGACGCAGATTTCGTCTTTTATGATTCTGGACCCAATATTGGGCCCCTGAACAAAGCGATAGTCCTTGACTGTGACGGCGTGATCATCCCAGCGGCATGCGATGACTTCTCACTCCGAGCGTTATCAACTCTTGGTCATACGCTGGTAAAGTGGATTGTGGAATGGCAAGGGCTGTCGACCAACCCACCCGACCATGCGGTTTTGCTCCGCGGAAAGCCAGAAATCATTGGGTACATTCCACAGCGGTTCAAAGTGTGGGGCGGGCTACCGGCATCAGACTACTCAGGCTTCATGACGAAACTCGAAGTGAGAATGAGCAGCGAAGTTATTGGGAGAATCCGTGAGAGATTTCCTGAACTTGCAAAAAGAGGTGCTTCTGAGTGCAAGCTCGGAGAAGTGAGGGATTTCGGACAAAGTGCCTTGCGTGCTCAACGCGAAGGTCTGCCGTGGTGGGAAGTGGGCGGGGCTGGTGCTGCTGCCGAACAGGTTTTTGTTGAAATTGCAAACGGAATAATGCGGTATTACAATGGCTGA